Proteins encoded within one genomic window of Leptolyngbya sp. FACHB-261:
- a CDS encoding o-succinylbenzoate synthase, with product MPYRFEFRPYQRKFNQALQTHHGLWETRCGIILRLTAESGQIGFGEIAPLSWFGSESLEQALDFCHQLPTQIKAEDIFTIPTSLPACQFGLESAWELLQEQGFQDINRASQQEPVPIPVSGLLPAGAAALSSWQELWQQGYRTFKWKIGVAPIEQELQHFQALVQVLPSEAKLRLDANGGLTSAEAHDWLKACDQVGVEFLEQPLPVEQFDTMLSLSQQYTTPLALDESVAQLNQLEACYRRGWRGVFVIKPAIVGSPKRLRQFCQTYAIDAVFSSVFETSIGQQAGLKLVLELGLCHQAQGYGTNHWFPHDGFGRSNLASPELSPSSPDFSQTVFQALWNRL from the coding sequence ATGCCCTATCGGTTCGAGTTTCGCCCTTACCAACGTAAGTTCAATCAGGCTCTGCAGACACACCATGGTCTCTGGGAAACTCGATGTGGCATTATCCTGCGTCTTACAGCAGAAAGTGGTCAGATTGGATTCGGAGAAATTGCCCCTTTAAGTTGGTTCGGCTCTGAGAGTTTAGAGCAAGCCCTTGATTTCTGCCACCAACTTCCGACCCAAATTAAAGCAGAAGATATATTCACCATTCCCACCAGCCTACCTGCCTGCCAATTCGGCCTGGAGTCAGCTTGGGAATTGTTACAAGAGCAAGGTTTTCAAGACATCAATCGAGCATCGCAGCAAGAGCCAGTCCCGATTCCAGTCAGTGGTCTGCTGCCTGCTGGAGCAGCGGCTTTGAGCAGTTGGCAGGAGCTATGGCAACAGGGGTATCGAACCTTTAAATGGAAAATTGGTGTTGCACCTATCGAACAAGAACTGCAGCATTTTCAAGCTTTGGTACAGGTTTTGCCTTCCGAAGCGAAGCTTCGCCTAGATGCCAACGGTGGCCTCACCTCAGCTGAGGCGCATGATTGGCTCAAAGCCTGCGACCAAGTGGGCGTGGAGTTTTTAGAGCAACCTCTGCCAGTTGAGCAATTTGACACGATGCTGAGCTTAAGCCAACAGTACACTACCCCGCTCGCCTTAGATGAATCAGTAGCCCAACTAAACCAACTCGAAGCTTGCTATCGTCGAGGCTGGCGTGGAGTATTTGTGATTAAACCGGCAATTGTTGGCTCCCCAAAAAGGTTACGTCAGTTCTGTCAGACTTATGCCATTGATGCTGTCTTTTCCTCTGTCTTTGAAACTTCTATTGGTCAACAGGCTGGGCTCAAACTAGTGCTTGAGTTAGGATTGTGCCACCAAGCGCAAGGTTATGGCACTAACCATTGGTTTCCACACGATGGTTTTGGTAGGTCTAATCTGGCCTCACCCGAGCTAAGTCCCTCTAGCCCAGATTTTTCACAAACAGTCTTTCAAGCCTTATGGAATCGCCTCTAG
- a CDS encoding 2-succinylbenzoate--CoA ligase: MESPLDYLKQRGNKAWLIGHNSSDLLASVEELLEQFTQLTPFQRILLVETNPVRLIAGFVAGYAAGHQIFLGNSSWGTSEWQQVFALVQPQVVWGNRQHQYQYQDQACPNAAQEIINQVPKVRIMIPTGGSSGTIRFAMHTWETLMASAQGFRQYFQVSAVNSICVLPLHHVSGLMQFVRSLTSDGKLLIAPFAELKSGKLCHFNPTDFFLSLVPTQLQALLSNSTSTAWLSCCKTVLLGGAPAWPSLLDTARLYQIRLAPCYGMTETASQIATLKPEVFLQGNDHSGQVLPHAQVKIIDSSGHLLGLNQVGAITIQATSLALGYYPEFFPSSADFQTHDLGLLDNQGNLHVLGRSNDQIITGGENVAPVEVEAAIQSTQLVVDVAVVGLPDQYWGQVIAAAYVPATSAISSAQIHCALETKLARFKHPKLWLPVENLPRNAQGKINRAQLLEMISKWQQEQAVGSTTLA; this comes from the coding sequence ATGGAATCGCCTCTAGACTACCTGAAGCAGCGTGGGAACAAAGCCTGGCTCATAGGTCACAATAGCTCAGATTTGTTAGCCTCCGTCGAGGAGTTACTGGAACAATTTACGCAGCTGACCCCATTCCAACGAATTCTATTAGTAGAGACCAATCCAGTTCGACTGATTGCTGGTTTTGTTGCGGGTTATGCAGCAGGGCATCAAATTTTTTTAGGCAATTCTAGTTGGGGAACAAGCGAATGGCAGCAGGTATTCGCATTAGTTCAACCTCAAGTTGTGTGGGGAAACCGCCAACATCAATATCAATATCAAGACCAAGCATGCCCTAATGCTGCTCAAGAAATTATCAATCAAGTGCCAAAAGTCAGGATCATGATTCCCACGGGAGGATCATCAGGCACCATTCGTTTTGCTATGCATACATGGGAAACTTTAATGGCCTCGGCTCAAGGCTTCAGACAGTATTTCCAAGTATCAGCCGTGAATTCTATCTGCGTGCTTCCCCTGCATCACGTTAGTGGCTTGATGCAGTTTGTTCGTTCTTTAACTTCAGATGGTAAGCTGTTAATCGCGCCTTTTGCAGAGCTAAAATCAGGGAAACTCTGCCATTTCAACCCAACTGATTTTTTTCTATCTTTAGTTCCAACCCAACTGCAAGCTCTCCTGAGTAACAGTACTTCTACTGCTTGGTTATCTTGCTGCAAAACAGTTTTATTAGGCGGTGCTCCTGCCTGGCCCAGCTTGCTCGATACTGCCAGACTGTATCAAATTCGTCTGGCTCCTTGCTACGGCATGACTGAAACAGCCTCCCAAATCGCCACGCTCAAACCTGAAGTATTTCTGCAAGGCAATGACCACAGTGGCCAGGTATTACCCCATGCTCAAGTCAAAATCATTGATTCATCGGGGCATCTACTGGGTTTAAACCAGGTTGGCGCAATTACTATTCAAGCAACGTCATTGGCCTTGGGCTATTACCCAGAATTCTTTCCAAGCTCGGCAGATTTTCAAACCCATGATTTAGGGCTTCTCGACAATCAAGGCAATCTTCATGTGCTTGGTCGCAGTAATGATCAGATTATTACCGGCGGTGAAAATGTAGCTCCCGTTGAAGTTGAAGCTGCGATTCAGTCTACTCAACTTGTTGTGGATGTAGCTGTGGTTGGTCTGCCAGATCAATACTGGGGCCAAGTTATCGCGGCTGCTTATGTTCCTGCGACCTCAGCAATCTCCTCTGCTCAAATCCACTGTGCCCTTGAGACTAAACTAGCAAGATTTAAACACCCTAAACTCTGGTTGCCGGTTGAGAATTTGCCGAGGAACGCCCAAGGCAAAATCAATCGAGCTCAACTTCTGGAAATGATTTCTAAGTGGCAGCAGGAACAGGCTGTTGGCTCAACCACTCTGGCCTAA
- a CDS encoding thioesterase family protein, producing MIFHHPRTVRFEDTDAAGVVYFANFLKMCHEAYEESLAASGIDLKLFFRSGPTAIPIVHASVDFLKPIFCGDQLTIALTAEQFSGDTFTITYAISTGLPESAVGKALTRHICIDPGSRTRKALPEEIKHWLNPSS from the coding sequence ATGATATTTCATCACCCCAGAACAGTCCGCTTTGAGGATACGGATGCGGCAGGCGTGGTCTATTTTGCCAATTTTTTGAAAATGTGTCATGAAGCTTATGAGGAGTCACTGGCAGCATCTGGGATTGATCTAAAGCTATTTTTCAGATCAGGCCCAACTGCAATTCCAATTGTTCATGCCAGTGTCGATTTCTTGAAGCCAATCTTTTGCGGTGATCAGCTGACCATTGCTCTAACAGCTGAGCAGTTTTCGGGAGATACCTTCACTATTACCTACGCAATTTCTACTGGATTACCAGAGTCTGCAGTTGGCAAAGCTCTGACCCGGCATATATGCATTGATCCCGGTTCTAGAACCAGGAAAGCATTGCCTGAAGAAATTAAACATTGGTTAAACCCGAGTAGTTAG
- a CDS encoding class I SAM-dependent methyltransferase: MTAEADALPDSVTNGPSRLERVLEPEVMDTPEEADAYDAMDHSAVNQAFVQDLLALKPPRGEWLDLGTGPAHQPIMLTRWVDDVQVTAVDASDSMLVAARRNVQVAGLAGRINLAKADAKALSFADGQFSVVFSNSLFHHLAEPLLALKEAKRVLAADGVLFVRDLVRPSDAASLEQLVSTYAADDTPQQRQLFADSLQAALTLEEVQDLAVSAGLVLAEAEMSPANFQLQLTSDRHWTLIYRSAS, encoded by the coding sequence ATGACGGCTGAAGCAGATGCCTTACCGGATTCCGTTACCAATGGTCCCTCCCGCTTGGAGCGAGTTCTGGAGCCGGAAGTCATGGATACCCCTGAGGAGGCGGATGCCTATGACGCGATGGATCACAGTGCAGTCAATCAAGCCTTTGTTCAGGATCTACTAGCGCTCAAACCGCCCCGTGGCGAGTGGCTTGACTTAGGCACGGGTCCTGCCCATCAGCCGATTATGTTGACGCGTTGGGTCGATGATGTGCAGGTCACGGCAGTGGATGCTTCCGACTCGATGCTGGTAGCCGCACGCCGCAACGTACAAGTAGCTGGTTTAGCAGGACGCATCAACTTGGCGAAGGCTGATGCCAAAGCATTGAGTTTCGCGGATGGTCAGTTCTCGGTCGTTTTCTCCAACAGCCTATTTCATCACCTAGCCGAACCACTGCTGGCGCTCAAAGAGGCTAAACGTGTGCTGGCAGCCGACGGAGTTCTATTCGTGCGCGACCTGGTACGTCCCAGTGATGCCGCTTCGCTAGAACAGTTGGTCAGTACCTATGCGGCTGACGACACGCCCCAACAGCGGCAGCTATTTGCTGACTCATTACAGGCGGCTCTGACTCTAGAAGAAGTTCAGGATTTGGCTGTAAGCGCGGGTTTAGTGCTTGCAGAGGCTGAGATGTCCCCTGCTAATTTTCAACTTCAACTGACGTCTGACCGCCACTGGACCTTAATTTACCGTTCTGCTTCTTAA
- a CDS encoding 2-phosphosulfolactate phosphatase family protein, whose protein sequence is MKLFVFHTPELVPEGSTPACAVVIDVLRATTTMVTALAAGAEAVQVFSDLDLLVETSEAWPPERRLRIGERGGKTVEGFDLGNSPLDCTPERVQGRRIFISSTNGTRAFQRVQAVPIVIAAALINLQSVVQFLQAEQPETVWIVGSGWEGGYSLEDTVCAGAILHHLGSDLQIGNDEAIAAIALYRQWQDDLLGLLHSASHGQRLLRLGCDADIAYCTGLSTVAALPRQKELGVLKA, encoded by the coding sequence ATGAAGCTCTTCGTCTTCCACACCCCTGAGTTAGTGCCCGAGGGTTCGACACCAGCCTGTGCTGTTGTGATCGATGTGCTGCGGGCAACGACCACCATGGTCACGGCTCTAGCCGCAGGAGCAGAAGCGGTGCAAGTCTTTTCTGACTTAGACCTGTTAGTGGAAACTAGCGAAGCTTGGCCACCCGAGCGACGGCTGCGCATCGGTGAACGGGGAGGCAAGACGGTCGAAGGCTTTGATTTGGGCAATTCCCCACTCGATTGCACACCAGAACGGGTGCAGGGTCGGCGGATCTTCATCAGCAGCACCAACGGGACACGTGCGTTTCAAAGGGTACAGGCAGTACCAATTGTCATTGCTGCAGCGCTGATCAATCTACAATCAGTCGTTCAATTCTTGCAGGCAGAACAACCCGAGACCGTATGGATTGTGGGCTCTGGCTGGGAAGGAGGCTATTCGCTTGAAGACACGGTCTGTGCTGGGGCTATCCTGCACCACTTAGGGTCTGACCTACAAATAGGCAATGACGAGGCAATTGCAGCTATCGCCCTGTACCGTCAATGGCAGGACGATCTCCTAGGGCTGTTGCATAGCGCCAGTCATGGTCAGCGTCTGCTGCGTCTAGGCTGCGACGCCGATATTGCCTACTGCACTGGACTGAGTACAGTTGCGGCTCTGCCACGACAGAAGGAACTCGGAGTGCTGAAGGCCTGA
- a CDS encoding RNA-binding protein: protein MSIYVGNLAYSVTEANLSEIFAEYGTVKRVQIPTDRETGRVRGFAFVEMEEDAQEDAAIAALDGAEWMGRDLKVNKARPREARSGGGGGGGYGGGGGGRGGFSGGGGGGRRY, encoded by the coding sequence GTGAGTATTTACGTGGGTAACTTAGCCTACAGTGTTACCGAAGCCAACTTGAGCGAAATTTTTGCTGAGTACGGCACAGTCAAGCGCGTCCAGATCCCCACAGATCGGGAGACAGGTCGGGTGCGCGGCTTCGCCTTTGTTGAAATGGAAGAAGACGCTCAAGAGGACGCTGCTATTGCTGCCCTAGATGGAGCTGAGTGGATGGGTCGTGACCTCAAAGTGAACAAGGCCCGTCCCCGCGAAGCACGTAGCGGTGGCGGCGGTGGTGGCGGCTACGGTGGCGGCGGCGGCGGTCGCGGTGGCTTCTCAGGTGGTGGTGGCGGTGGCCGTCGTTACTAA
- a CDS encoding aldose epimerase, translating into MFSIAVKQEQYQTYILNDQAGKSRLELVPERGGIVTSWQVDGTEILYLDEARFADPSLSVRGGIPILFPICGNLPNNTYSLDGQTYTLKQHGFARDLPWTPGEAITQNMAQVTLLLSSSEQTLAVYPFEFELAFTYTLQGPTLTIAQRYTNRSARPMPFSTGLHPYFAVTDKSDLRFKLPARHYYERVTDSQGELVDQFDLNQAEIDAAFSNVSGTVATVSGEGRRLSLEFDPLYKTLVFWTLKNKEFYCLEPWSAPRNAISTGEHLTQLAPGASLDTFVRLRVESV; encoded by the coding sequence ATGTTTTCAATTGCCGTGAAGCAAGAGCAATACCAGACCTACATTCTGAACGACCAGGCTGGCAAATCACGGCTGGAACTAGTGCCAGAACGCGGCGGTATTGTCACTAGTTGGCAGGTCGATGGCACCGAAATCCTGTATCTGGATGAAGCCCGGTTTGCTGATCCTTCGCTTTCTGTGCGCGGCGGCATCCCGATTCTGTTCCCGATCTGTGGCAACCTGCCCAACAATACCTACAGCCTAGATGGACAGACCTACACGCTAAAACAGCACGGCTTCGCCCGTGATTTGCCTTGGACCCCAGGGGAGGCGATCACGCAAAACATGGCGCAGGTCACCTTGCTACTGTCCAGTTCTGAGCAAACCCTCGCGGTCTATCCTTTCGAGTTCGAACTTGCCTTCACCTATACCTTGCAGGGACCGACGCTCACGATTGCACAGCGCTACACTAACCGCTCAGCGCGACCCATGCCCTTTTCAACTGGGTTGCACCCCTATTTCGCGGTCACTGACAAGTCTGATCTGCGCTTTAAGTTGCCTGCTCGACACTACTACGAGCGGGTAACGGATAGCCAAGGCGAACTCGTAGATCAATTCGACTTGAACCAGGCAGAAATTGATGCTGCCTTTAGCAATGTCTCTGGCACCGTTGCCACAGTGAGCGGCGAAGGCCGTCGTCTTAGCCTGGAGTTCGATCCACTCTACAAAACGCTAGTGTTCTGGACGCTCAAGAACAAAGAGTTCTACTGCCTGGAGCCTTGGAGCGCCCCTCGCAACGCGATCAGCACAGGCGAGCATCTGACCCAACTAGCACCAGGGGCTAGCCTGGACACCTTTGTGCGTTTGCGGGTGGAGTCTGTGTAG
- a CDS encoding photosystem II S4 domain protein, with product MLPREDLLKSVDPDYRDTVARVIDQAEQAIKTWETVCTDFLSPPEVAVVQRVTHKLVDIVILPWGGYPQAERQRLGITRSELPLTSEQVSLAAIDIAGNFLFDTAAHRDFLGAMLGTGIIRDKVGDILVLGERGAQAIVVPELAEFLEQALTQVRSVPVKTRRIEFSELKVRPPQKKELTTTEASMRLDAVASAGFGMSRSKMVEFIDAGDVSVNWKTITQASYTVNSGDLISVRGKGRVSVGDVNITKKERYRVQLVRFT from the coding sequence ATGTTGCCCCGCGAAGACTTACTTAAAAGCGTAGACCCTGACTACCGGGACACTGTGGCACGGGTGATCGACCAAGCAGAACAGGCGATTAAAACTTGGGAAACTGTTTGCACTGATTTTCTCTCCCCGCCTGAAGTTGCGGTTGTGCAACGAGTGACACACAAGTTAGTCGATATCGTAATTTTGCCCTGGGGTGGCTATCCTCAAGCTGAGCGTCAGCGCCTTGGGATCACGCGCAGCGAACTTCCGCTTACTAGCGAACAAGTGTCTCTAGCAGCAATCGACATTGCTGGCAATTTTCTGTTTGATACGGCTGCTCACCGCGATTTTCTGGGTGCGATGCTAGGCACTGGCATCATCCGCGACAAGGTGGGGGACATTTTGGTGTTGGGAGAGCGGGGTGCCCAGGCCATCGTCGTGCCGGAGTTGGCTGAGTTTTTGGAGCAAGCGCTCACTCAGGTGCGCTCAGTGCCAGTGAAGACCCGGCGCATTGAGTTCTCTGAACTTAAGGTCCGTCCACCTCAGAAGAAGGAATTGACCACGACAGAAGCGTCTATGCGCTTAGATGCTGTAGCCTCGGCAGGCTTTGGCATGTCCCGCAGCAAAATGGTCGAGTTCATCGACGCTGGTGATGTGTCGGTTAACTGGAAGACGATTACCCAGGCTAGCTACACCGTTAACTCCGGCGACCTTATTTCAGTGCGAGGCAAAGGACGGGTCAGCGTCGGCGACGTGAATATCACTAAGAAAGAGCGCTATCGCGTCCAACTCGTGCGTTTCACCTAG
- a CDS encoding inorganic phosphate transporter, whose translation MLLLLLVALAFYLAFNLGANDVANAMGTSVGSGALSLRRALLVAGVLELTGAVLFGKAVSTTIGTGIVNPSLFVDRPQMLLLGMMVVLLACALWLQIATAKGLPVSSSHAVVGALAGFGILAVGKQAVDWPQIGVISLTWLVTPPVSGLVACALYSGLRRWILEPPDAWARLREWVPWLSAGLCAAFGTLVLPTVSKPLQVLLAQRGLDLPNHDLPLLLGTVGAIGLTAASWRALDRQNTNIEQQLARFQVLSACCVAFAHGSNDVGNAIAPLAVAVEILKTDAVPLQSLDIPLWVLALGGVGLVTGLAVLGARVIKTVGEGIISLQPSGGFCAELATAITVLLASRLGLPVSTSHALVGGVVGVGLVRGLGTINLSTVRQIALAWLVTIPIAALLAAGLFWLLNRWF comes from the coding sequence ATGCTGCTGTTACTACTAGTTGCGTTGGCGTTCTACCTAGCCTTTAACCTGGGAGCCAATGATGTTGCCAACGCGATGGGAACGTCGGTGGGATCCGGAGCTTTAAGCCTACGGCGGGCCCTACTGGTGGCTGGAGTTTTGGAGCTCACAGGCGCGGTGCTGTTTGGCAAGGCTGTTTCCACCACGATTGGCACTGGCATTGTCAACCCCAGCCTTTTCGTGGACCGGCCTCAAATGCTGCTGCTGGGCATGATGGTCGTGTTGTTGGCCTGTGCGCTCTGGCTACAAATCGCCACAGCTAAAGGGTTACCCGTTTCCTCATCCCATGCCGTTGTCGGTGCACTCGCTGGCTTTGGTATTTTGGCTGTTGGCAAGCAGGCAGTGGACTGGCCGCAGATCGGGGTGATCTCGCTGACCTGGCTGGTAACACCACCGGTTAGCGGCTTAGTTGCCTGTGCCCTCTACAGTGGCCTGCGCCGTTGGATTTTAGAACCACCCGACGCTTGGGCTCGCCTAAGAGAGTGGGTGCCCTGGCTTAGTGCTGGTCTGTGTGCGGCCTTTGGCACCTTAGTGCTACCTACAGTTAGCAAACCGCTTCAGGTATTGCTCGCGCAACGAGGCTTGGACTTGCCCAACCATGATCTGCCACTACTGCTGGGTACAGTTGGGGCAATCGGCCTAACGGCTGCGAGTTGGCGCGCCTTGGACCGTCAAAATACCAACATTGAGCAACAACTGGCTCGCTTTCAGGTGTTGAGTGCTTGCTGTGTGGCTTTTGCACACGGTTCTAACGATGTTGGCAATGCTATTGCGCCGCTGGCAGTTGCAGTTGAAATCCTAAAAACCGATGCTGTGCCGCTTCAAAGCTTGGACATTCCTTTGTGGGTATTGGCGTTAGGGGGAGTGGGTCTCGTGACAGGCTTAGCGGTTTTGGGGGCTAGGGTCATCAAAACTGTGGGGGAAGGCATCATCTCCTTGCAACCCAGTGGCGGCTTCTGCGCCGAGCTGGCAACCGCGATCACAGTGCTATTGGCCTCGCGATTAGGCTTACCCGTCTCGACCTCCCATGCTTTGGTAGGAGGAGTGGTCGGCGTAGGGTTGGTACGCGGGCTAGGCACAATCAACCTGAGCACGGTTCGGCAAATTGCCCTGGCTTGGCTGGTCACTATTCCAATCGCGGCCCTGTTGGCGGCAGGACTATTTTGGCTGCTCAACCGATGGTTTTAG
- a CDS encoding anthranilate synthase component I: MKDWHWHSLALDGRSGSQVWQALYRDAAITTLLESPSGTAGMATGPLTRYSVCAGPPRPGRLWTPALGEILPFLRSGLATAGSANAPAPDLPFTGGWLGWLGYDLAWELEKLPHLKADTLPFPVAYWYEPESFAVLDHQLQILWLAATELEDLERLSANLVNWVPQIAKVEQDLRSEVEEARAVRLLTDQTAFETLVSKAKAHIRAGDIFQANLSLRFESDYQGNGWSLYERLYQINPSPFASYWRTPWGEVISASPERLVQLVGRRAQTRPIAGTRPRGLTLAQDQQLEHELIASAKESAEHVMLVDLERNDLGRVCEWGSVQVDELLVVERYSHVMHIVSNVIGTLRPNISPIDLVGAVFPGGTISGCPKVRCLEIVEALEPTRRSLFYGSCGYLDRRGYLDLNILIRTLLKVGSQVWGQVGAGIVADSNPEREWQESLHKAQAQLLALGARLPR, translated from the coding sequence ATGAAAGATTGGCACTGGCACTCTTTAGCCTTGGACGGCCGCAGTGGCAGTCAGGTTTGGCAAGCTCTCTATCGCGATGCAGCGATTACGACATTGCTAGAAAGTCCTAGCGGTACGGCGGGAATGGCAACGGGTCCGCTAACTCGCTACTCAGTTTGTGCAGGCCCACCTCGCCCAGGACGGTTATGGACGCCAGCCCTCGGGGAGATTCTGCCCTTTCTGCGCTCTGGTCTAGCAACGGCTGGCTCAGCCAACGCTCCAGCCCCAGACTTGCCTTTCACGGGAGGCTGGCTGGGTTGGCTCGGCTATGACTTGGCCTGGGAGTTGGAAAAGCTACCTCATCTCAAAGCCGATACCTTGCCTTTCCCAGTGGCCTATTGGTATGAGCCCGAGAGCTTCGCCGTTTTGGATCACCAGTTGCAAATCCTCTGGCTAGCGGCAACTGAGCTAGAGGACTTAGAGCGTTTGAGTGCAAACCTGGTTAATTGGGTTCCTCAGATAGCCAAGGTTGAGCAGGATCTGCGCTCTGAGGTCGAAGAGGCAAGGGCAGTTCGGCTGCTCACTGACCAGACAGCATTTGAGACCCTGGTGAGCAAGGCGAAAGCTCACATTCGAGCCGGAGATATTTTCCAGGCCAATCTATCTTTGCGCTTCGAAAGCGATTATCAGGGCAACGGCTGGTCACTCTACGAGCGTTTGTACCAAATCAACCCCTCACCCTTTGCCAGTTATTGGCGCACTCCCTGGGGCGAGGTGATCAGCGCATCGCCGGAACGTCTAGTGCAACTGGTCGGACGCAGGGCCCAGACTCGTCCGATTGCAGGCACCCGACCTCGGGGTCTAACCCTGGCGCAAGATCAACAGTTGGAGCATGAGTTAATCGCCAGTGCCAAGGAGAGTGCTGAGCACGTCATGCTAGTAGACCTGGAACGCAATGATCTGGGCCGAGTTTGCGAGTGGGGATCGGTGCAGGTCGATGAATTATTGGTCGTAGAACGCTACAGCCACGTTATGCATATCGTTAGTAACGTGATCGGTACGCTGCGCCCTAATATCTCGCCCATCGACTTGGTTGGAGCCGTGTTTCCAGGCGGCACGATCAGTGGTTGCCCAAAGGTACGCTGTCTTGAAATTGTGGAAGCGCTGGAACCAACGCGGCGGAGCTTATTCTATGGCTCCTGCGGCTACCTCGATCGGCGCGGCTATTTAGATCTCAATATTTTGATCCGCACTTTATTGAAGGTTGGCTCCCAGGTTTGGGGGCAAGTGGGAGCAGGCATTGTGGCAGACAGCAATCCCGAGCGGGAATGGCAAGAGTCCTTGCACAAAGCCCAGGCTCAATTGCTGGCCCTAGGCGCGAGGTTGCCCCGCTAA